A genomic window from Chitinophaga pollutisoli includes:
- a CDS encoding pitrilysin family protein, which produces MKHSPLLLLLLLAVAASAQQSKNRPANIFLSRLPNGLELLVLEDHSVPLVTIEMAVRNGSYTEDNEFNGLSHLYEHMFFKANKDIPSQEKYLERIQELGISFNGTTSQERVNYFFTLGSKDLDHGLRFMNSAIRYPLFLQEEMKKENPVVDGEFQRAESNPAWALFDKVNRKTWGAHYSRKNPIGDHDIILTATPEKMRVIKDKYYFPDNSILLVAGDVKHEEVFRKAQEVYGDWKPAGFDPFKRWPIPEFEPLKGKDSLRFVVESPNARVPMLLQVWHGPDTRKDIKATLVADVFSYILSQKNSKFQKNLVDSGYALNVGIGYQTAKYVGPIQVFFVPNPGKFKESFQALARQIDQFDSDDYFTDEQLETSKIKLANGEKFGMEATTDYIHTLSFWWASASLDYYFDYISELNKVTRQDVQDYVRKYIKNQPSVAGLLLNADMQKEWNVTSLEALYR; this is translated from the coding sequence AGTGGCGGCATCCGCCCAACAATCGAAAAACCGGCCCGCCAACATCTTCCTGTCCCGGCTCCCGAACGGGCTGGAACTGCTGGTGCTGGAAGACCATTCCGTGCCGCTGGTGACCATCGAAATGGCCGTCCGCAACGGATCTTATACGGAAGACAACGAATTCAACGGTCTTTCCCACTTGTACGAGCACATGTTTTTCAAAGCCAACAAGGACATTCCCTCGCAGGAAAAGTACCTGGAGCGCATCCAGGAGCTGGGGATTTCGTTTAACGGCACCACGAGCCAGGAGCGCGTGAATTACTTTTTCACCCTCGGCAGTAAAGATCTCGACCACGGGCTGCGTTTTATGAACAGCGCGATCCGTTACCCGTTATTTTTACAGGAAGAAATGAAGAAGGAGAACCCGGTGGTGGATGGCGAATTCCAGCGGGCGGAGTCTAATCCGGCCTGGGCGTTGTTCGATAAAGTGAACCGCAAAACCTGGGGCGCGCACTACTCCCGCAAAAATCCCATCGGCGACCACGATATCATCCTGACGGCCACGCCGGAGAAGATGCGGGTCATCAAAGACAAGTATTATTTTCCGGACAACTCGATCCTGCTGGTGGCGGGCGATGTGAAGCATGAAGAGGTGTTCCGCAAGGCGCAAGAAGTGTACGGCGACTGGAAGCCCGCCGGCTTTGATCCCTTCAAGCGCTGGCCCATACCGGAGTTTGAGCCGCTGAAAGGGAAAGATAGCCTGCGCTTCGTGGTGGAAAGCCCCAACGCCCGCGTGCCCATGCTCCTGCAGGTGTGGCACGGGCCGGACACGCGGAAGGATATTAAAGCCACGCTGGTGGCCGATGTGTTTTCCTACATTTTGTCGCAGAAGAATTCAAAATTCCAGAAGAACCTCGTGGATTCCGGCTACGCCCTGAACGTGGGGATAGGGTACCAGACGGCGAAGTATGTGGGGCCGATCCAGGTCTTTTTTGTACCGAATCCAGGCAAGTTTAAGGAGTCGTTCCAGGCCCTGGCGCGGCAGATCGACCAGTTCGACAGTGACGATTACTTTACCGACGAGCAGCTGGAAACTTCGAAGATCAAGCTGGCCAACGGGGAGAAATTTGGGATGGAAGCCACCACCGACTACATTCATACACTGAGTTTCTGGTGGGCCTCCGCGTCGCTGGATTATTACTTCGATTACATCTCGGAGCTGAATAAAGTGACGCGGCAGGATGTGCAGGATTATGTCCGCAAGTACATCAAAAACCAGCCTTCCGTGGCCGGGTTGCTGTTGAATGCAGACATGCAGAAAGAATGGAACGTTACCAGCCTGGAGGCGCTTTATCGTTAA